GCAAAAAGAAGAGAAGAAAAACTTGTGGAAAAAAAGACGGAGACTGTTCCTGTAGAAGTATATAAATCACCGTTAAGTAATTTACCCGTAGAAAGCTCTTCTATAGATTTAGTTACCAATGTAATCAGTATGCTTGAAAAGAACAATAATAATATAATAAATATTTCTTATACCCCTAATCCTGCTGCTGTTAACGAGATGACGGTGCCTGTCAGCGTAGGGGTTGTTGAATTGAAATTAAAGCTTGATTCCACTTATGTTTCTTTAAAGAATTTTTTAACAACACTTTATTCATATAATTATCTATGTTCTGTAAAGGCTATGCGAATAGTTCCGTTTCAGGATAATAAAAATATGCTTGATGTTGATATAATAATTTGGGTATATGTAATGAAATAATGGGAATTTTATGAAAATAATAATAAGCGGAGCAAATGAAACAAGTTATTTGTTGGCCGCTGCTCTCCAGGATAAAAATGATGTTACCGTAATTGATGATAATGATGAACTTCGTCAGGAGTTTGACAATCTTGATATTACTTTTATTGAGGGTAACGGCGCTAACCTTCAGGTTTTAGAGATGGCAGGGGTAAAAAGCGCAAAATTATTTATCGCATGCGGTAAAACGGATGAAGCTAATATAGTAGCAGCATGGACTGCCAAAAAAGTTTCAGGGATTATAACAGTTGCGTTTGTGAGTAAGTTTGAGTATTTTAAAAGTTTTAATTCTAAAAATAACGGCTCATACCTTGAAGAAATAGGGATTGATTATGTTATTTGGCCGGAAGAGCTTTTGGTACAAGAGATTTTTAGAATAATAACCGTACCTGAAGCGATAGATGTGGAATATTTTGAGGGCGGTAAGGCAAGGCTTTTTGAATATCGTATAAAAAAAGATACCCCTATTATTAACAAAGAGCTAAAAAATTGTTCATTCCCCGAAGATACTATCATTGTCGGCATAACAAGAGATGAAGAGCTGTTTATTCCCGACGGTGCTACTAAGCTGTTATTGAATGATAAAGCTATTTTTATGGGAACGGAACATGCATTAAATATCCTTTCAAGAAATTATTTCTTTGATAAGCAAAGCAGGGTAGATTCCGTTGCAATCATAGGCGGCGGCAACGTAGGCTTTATGCTTGCGCAAAAACTTGAGAGCGTAGGCATCAGGACAAAAATTATAGAGAGGGATTTTGAA
The genomic region above belongs to Candidatus Gastranaerophilales bacterium and contains:
- the trkA gene encoding Trk system potassium transporter TrkA — protein: MKIIISGANETSYLLAAALQDKNDVTVIDDNDELRQEFDNLDITFIEGNGANLQVLEMAGVKSAKLFIACGKTDEANIVAAWTAKKVSGIITVAFVSKFEYFKSFNSKNNGSYLEEIGIDYVIWPEELLVQEIFRIITVPEAIDVEYFEGGKARLFEYRIKKDTPIINKELKNCSFPEDTIIVGITRDEELFIPDGATKLLLNDKAIFMGTEHALNILSRNYFFDKQSRVDSVAIIGGGNVGFMLAQKLESVGIRTKIIERDFERCEILSEKLQNTLVLHADGTDIKLLAEEVAESAVVVNVTNNDEKNLLCSLITKQLGVKRIITRVGNENIIALFEKVGVDVALSPKAATLDEIKNKIVDKSTHIIATVEQGKAEILELEVSEKIEDKLVKDIHFPTRAIIGIIKRGKRIIIPKGDTMLREGDSMIIFTKSDSVLKIKEFIKR